The sequence below is a genomic window from Salicibibacter cibarius.
AGGAAGCCGAAGGCTTTTATCAAGAAGCATTGGCCGAGAATCCTGATTTTCACGAGGCAGCCTATAATCTCGCGCTTGTATACGGAGAGATGGGAGAGGATGAACAGGCGCTTGAACACGCGGAACGTGCCCTTGACCTAGAACCCGATAATGAAGAATATGAAGATTTGCTGGAAGAACTACAAGGAGCTTGAACGCTTCGGTCGGTTCCTATCCCCACCTTTACGCTCATGGAAAACCTGGAATGCGCATACGTTAATGCTAAGGTTGTACCGTGTGAATGGGAGGTGGGAAAGGATGCTGGCTGTGTTTGTCATCGGGGCCGTGACCGGAGCACTACTGTTTTACCAACGTCTTGGCGAGTGGGAGAGGTGGATGCTTATAATGCTCGTGATTTTCGCGGGCATGGGTTATTTGGGCTTCTCATTAAGTAACGGCTATTTTAGTTTCGTTTCGGAGGCTTGGGTCCAGGCGTTTTGGTTTGTGGGGACGCTTATCTTTATTGCGTCGGCAATGATGGCTTATCGTCCAAGGCTTGGTTTTTTCGGGCGTAATGATTATCGTATTTGGGCAAGTGTGATTGCCTTGTTTTTTTTGAGCGGCGGACTTGTAAACGTATGGGTGTCCGCGGTTTTTACGTATATTTTTTCCATTCTTGTATTTGCGACAGGGTTAGTGATCGGTTTTTTGGCGCAAAGTTATTTGTATGCCTATTGGCCAAGGTTTGAATGGCTCCCTTATGTTCCGTTGCTTGTACTCATTTTTGTTTCCGCGGGAAAGTTGCTATAATATTAGTGTCATGAAAATTAATTCTATCCACGATATACGCCAGTTATTGTTAAACTATCATTCGGTGATCTATACGAGAGATCCACAAGCGGATATTATCCTGATGGAAGAAGAATTGTCCATGTTAAAAGAAACTGGGCTATTGGAGGCAGAGGATTATTATGCTTGCAAACTTGTTTTGCAGGCGGAGCAACGAAAATTGGAATAAAACAATCATGGGTAGCCGGGCAGGAAGCGTGGATTCCCGGAAAAGCACTGGTGTCGGTGTTTCAGGGTTTTCTAAGTCACAGGGTGCCATGCTGCAGGCATTTACGGGGCAGCATGGCTTGTTATGAAACGGCTTGGTTATTTTGACGGTTGAAGTTGCCCGTTAAAATAGAGGGGGTACATAATTTGCAAAAGAAAAACATTTCGATTTTGGGTGTGCCCTTGGATTTAGGACAAAATCGCAGGGGTGTTGATATGGGCCCGAGCGCGATCCGTTATGCAGGGGTGCGCGAGCGTTTGGAAGCGCTCGGTTACAATGTCTGTGACCATGGAGATGTGACTGTCCCGAATCGCTACGGGCAAGAAACTGAGGACCATTTAAAGCATTTGCAAGCCGTTGTCGAGACGAATCGAACATTGGCAAAGAAAATGGAGGACATCACGTCAAACAATGCCACCCCACTTGTGCTCGGCGGTGACCACAGCATTGCCATTGGAAGCCTCGCGGGCATTGCAAGGCAGTATCAAAATCTCGGTGTGATTTGGTACGATGCCCACGGAGATTTGAACACGATGGAAACTTCCCCTTCCGGAAACATTCACGGAATGCCTCTGGCCGTTAGTTTAGGACTTGGCCACAAATCCCTAACGGGCATTGCCGGAGAAACACCTGCGATCAAGCCCGAAAACATCGTGATTATTGGAGCGCGCGCATTGGATGATGCTGAAAAAGCGCTCATTCAAAAGTACAACATAAAAGTGTTCACGATGCATGAAGTCGACCGTTTGGGGATGAGTGAAGTAATCAATCAGACGAACGCTTACTTGAGCGATTGTGACGGCATTCATGTAAGCTTGGATTTGGACGGGCTTGATCCTATTGATGCCCCCGGAGTGGGAACCCCGGTCGTCGGCGGTTTATCTTACCGGGAAAGCCATTTGGCCATGGAAATGTTGGAGGAAACGGAAAACGTTACCTCGTGCGAGTTTGTGGAGGTGAATCCGATCCTCGATGAAAAAAACAAAACGGCAGAAGCGGCTGTTGCACTTATCGGGTCATTATTTGGTGAAAAAATAAGGTGAGAGACCTCTCACCTTTCACATCTAGAATTGGAGGATATAAAAAGCCATGGAATATCGTATAGAACGGGATTATTTGGGCGAAAAACAAGTGCCGAAAGAGGCATATTATGGAATCCAAACGGTACGTGCGCAAGAAAATTTTCCGATTACGGGTTATCCACCCCACAAATCATTAATTCAAGCGTTTGGTTTCGTGAAAAAAGCCGCTGCAATGGCGAATAGAGACGTTGGCGGTTTGAACGAAACACTTGCAAGCGCGATTATCAAGGCAGCAGAAGAGGTCATCGCAGGCGATCTCAACGATGCATTTGTCGTGGATGCCATTCAGGGCGGTGCCGGTACCTCGTTTAACATGAATGCAAATGAAGTTATTGCAAATCGGGCGATTGAAATAATGGGATATGAAAAGGGAGACTATAACCGGTTAAGCCCTAACACGCACGTGAATATGGCGCAATCGACGAATGACGCCTTTCCGACAGCCATTCATATCGCGGCGTTGAAGCTTTCCGAGGGATTGCAAAATGTGCTTGAAGAAGTGATTGACACGCTGAAGAAGAAGGAAAAATCCTTCGATGATGTGATCAAAATGGGGCGCACCCACCTGCAAGATGCTGTTCCGATTCGACTTGGCCAGGAAATGGGCGCTTATCGACGCATGCTGGAAAGGGACCTTCATAGAATTGAACGGGCAGTGGATAATTTAAATGTCGTCAATATGGGCGCAACAGCCGTCGGTACGGGGTTGAATGCCGAGCCCGAATACATTGAAACGGTGGCAAAATACTTGGCCGATTTGACGGGGCTCAAATTAAAAAGCGCCGAAGACCTTGTCGATGCTACGGCAAATACCGATGCATACACAGAACTTTCCGGCTCGTTAAAAGTGCTGGCGATCAACCTTTCCAAAATGTCCAATGATTTACGTTTGATGAGCTCGGGACCGCGGACAGGATTAAATGAAATCAATCTTCCGCCTCGCCAGCCGGGATCATCGATAATGCCCGGAAAAGTGAATCCGGTCATGTGCGAAGTCGTCAATCAAATATCTTTCCAAGTCATCGGGAATGACCACACTATTAGCTTGGCCTCTGAATCCGGGCAATTGGAGATCAACGTGATGGGGCCTGTGCTCGTGTTTAACTTATTACAATCGTTATCCGTACTGGAAAACGGGTTGAATGTTTTCAGAAACCATGCCCTGGAAGGCATCACGGCCAATCGGGAAGAAGCGAAAGAAATGGTACATAAAAGCGTTGGGATTATTACAGCCATTAACCCCCACGTAGGTTATGAAGTCGCTTCCCGGGTAGCAAAAGAAGCGCTTGACTCCGGTCGCTCGGTGAAAGATATTTGTGTCGAGCGCGGAATATTATCCGAGGAAGAACTGGAAGAGATTCTTGATCCCCAGGAGATGACCAATCCCGGAATCGCGGGAGCAAGATTTATGGAATAAGGAAAAGTCTTTTTTCCGGCAATCCGTTTGGAAGTTTCACTATATAAATACAAAATCCGCTGTGATCAATTTGTATCATGGCGGATTTTTTGCGTTTTAAGAATGTTTGCCTTTGTTAAAGGGCTAAAGGATAAAAAAGACGTTGACTTTCGGATATTTTAAAGGTGTAAACCAACAGTTGACAGCTTTAAACCAACGGTTTATCGATTGTGGGTGCTTGATGATATACACTAAAAGCATAAGGAGGTCGCGCAATGAAAATAGGGGATCAGATTCAAAAGCTACGTGAAAAGGAAAATCTTTCCCGAGAAAAATTGGCTCAGCAGCTTTATATAACGCGACAGGCTGTTTACAAATGGGAGAATGATTTGGGGTATCCTGATATCCAAAATTTAATCCATTTAAGTGAGCTGTTTGAAATCAGTTTGGATGAACTCATTAAAGGAGACCATAGCTTCCAGAAAAATATCAAAGTAAAAGGAGGCACAGGACTTTTTTCCAACCGACGCCTTTTATCTTCCCTCAACTACTTCAGTTTGTTCTTTGCTCCTGTGGTGTTCCCCATTATTACCATAATAGCGGGAACCGCTGAAATTAAAAAACATGGAAAAAGAGCATTGGTTTCTCAATTGATTCCTGCTCCTTTGTACGCGGTTATGATCCTATTTTTAAACCTTATCACGACTGAGCAAGGCTATTTGGTTTTTGAGATTAGCGGCACCATTTTCGTTATGCTCACGCTTCTTGGTGTTGCCATCTGGAATGTTGTACAAGGGATCAAGGTTTTAAGGGGGCAAAGAAATGGAAACCAATGAACCGGTGATGCAAGTAAAAAACGTTAGTAAGGTTTTAGGTGAAAAGAGGGCCGTTAACAACGTCAATTTTGATCTATATCCTGGTGAAGTATTCGGTTTATTAGGGCCGAATGGGGCAGGCAAAACGACCGCCATCCGTATGATGGTGGGCTTAATTTCGATGACAGAAGGCCAGGTATTGATAAAGGGGGCAAGCATTGACAAAGATTTTGAAGAAGCGATATCTCATGTAGGTGCCATTGTCGAAAACCCTGAAATGTATGATTATTTAACGGGGCATCAAAACCTGCTTCATTATGCACGTATGGCTGGAGATGTCTCAGAAAAACGCATGTACGAAATCATCGAATTGGTTGGACTGGAAAATACGATTGATAACAAAGTAAAAACCTATTCGCTGGGCATGCGTCAGCGTTTAGGATTAGCACAAGCCCTGGTCCATTCCCCAGCCCTGCTTATTTTGGATGAACCAACCAATGGTTTGGATCCGGAAGGCATACGTGAATTCCGTCAGCATTTAAAAAAATTAACACAAGAAGAAGGGATGGCTGTTCTTGTATCCAGTCATTTGCTCGCCGAAATGGAATTGATGTGTGATCGTGTTGGCATTATTCACCATGGAAAATTGCTCACCGTTCAATCTATCCATGATTTTGGAGAACCAGAAAAAGATTTAGTCGTATCAATGACAGTCGATCGTGTTGATATAGCTGATCAGGCTTTTAAACATACGTTTCCAAAACATTCCTGCGAAGTACAGGAGAAAACGATTGACGTCCGTATAGACGACGAGCAAATTCCACAAGTCATCAAATGTTTTGTAGAAAATGACGTAAACATATATCGTGTGAGAACAAAGGCAAAGACACTAGAGGATACTTTTCTCGAATGGACAGGAGGTCAGCAAATTGTCTGAAGTATTCGCTTGCATTAAAAACGAAAACATGAAAATATATCGGCGTGTCGGTCCGCGAATAATGATAGGAATAATCATTGCTGCTGTGTGTATCCTTGCACTCATCCAAAATTATTCGCCTACACCTCCTGCATCGATGTGGAATTTTGCTTACGACAATATAGAAGTTTTCGTAGCCTTCATCATCATGTTTGCGGTGATTATCGCCGCCGGGAGTATTTCGGGCGAATTTTCGAAAGGCACCATTAAACTTTTACTCATCCGTCCTATCAATCGATCAAAAATATTATTGTCGAAGTATGTTGCATCCCTTATGTTTTCATTCATTATGCTCGTCCTTTCCATTACACTTTCACTTGTCGTTGGAGGCATGTTTTTCGGATTTGAGGCGCCATCGCAGGCGAATGTTACAACCATGGATGGCAGTACAGTGGAAAATGTTTTGCCACATTTCACAAGTTCTATTGCTTTTGTGAGTGTTGATATACTCATGATGGTCACCATTGGCTTCATGATTTCAACTATTTTTCATAATAGTGCGTTGGCAATTGGGGTCACAATCTTTTTAAGATTCGCCGGCCCTAATATTGTTTTGGCCCTTCAACAATATGATTGGGCAAAATATATCTTGTTTGCCAATTTGAATTTACGTCAGCATATCGGGGGTGTGCCATACCTCGAAGGATTAACAATGACATTCTCGGTGATTACGCTAATTGTTTACTTTTTTATTTTCATCATTTTAACTTGGTGGATTTTTAATAAGAAAGATGTGGCAACTTAAAGGATGGCTGTGGTA
It includes:
- a CDS encoding YqgQ family protein; this translates as MKINSIHDIRQLLLNYHSVIYTRDPQADIILMEEELSMLKETGLLEAEDYYACKLVLQAEQRKLE
- the rocF gene encoding arginase; this translates as MQKKNISILGVPLDLGQNRRGVDMGPSAIRYAGVRERLEALGYNVCDHGDVTVPNRYGQETEDHLKHLQAVVETNRTLAKKMEDITSNNATPLVLGGDHSIAIGSLAGIARQYQNLGVIWYDAHGDLNTMETSPSGNIHGMPLAVSLGLGHKSLTGIAGETPAIKPENIVIIGARALDDAEKALIQKYNIKVFTMHEVDRLGMSEVINQTNAYLSDCDGIHVSLDLDGLDPIDAPGVGTPVVGGLSYRESHLAMEMLEETENVTSCEFVEVNPILDEKNKTAEAAVALIGSLFGEKIR
- the aspA gene encoding aspartate ammonia-lyase, with amino-acid sequence MEYRIERDYLGEKQVPKEAYYGIQTVRAQENFPITGYPPHKSLIQAFGFVKKAAAMANRDVGGLNETLASAIIKAAEEVIAGDLNDAFVVDAIQGGAGTSFNMNANEVIANRAIEIMGYEKGDYNRLSPNTHVNMAQSTNDAFPTAIHIAALKLSEGLQNVLEEVIDTLKKKEKSFDDVIKMGRTHLQDAVPIRLGQEMGAYRRMLERDLHRIERAVDNLNVVNMGATAVGTGLNAEPEYIETVAKYLADLTGLKLKSAEDLVDATANTDAYTELSGSLKVLAINLSKMSNDLRLMSSGPRTGLNEINLPPRQPGSSIMPGKVNPVMCEVVNQISFQVIGNDHTISLASESGQLEINVMGPVLVFNLLQSLSVLENGLNVFRNHALEGITANREEAKEMVHKSVGIITAINPHVGYEVASRVAKEALDSGRSVKDICVERGILSEEELEEILDPQEMTNPGIAGARFME
- a CDS encoding helix-turn-helix domain-containing protein: MKIGDQIQKLREKENLSREKLAQQLYITRQAVYKWENDLGYPDIQNLIHLSELFEISLDELIKGDHSFQKNIKVKGGTGLFSNRRLLSSLNYFSLFFAPVVFPIITIIAGTAEIKKHGKRALVSQLIPAPLYAVMILFLNLITTEQGYLVFEISGTIFVMLTLLGVAIWNVVQGIKVLRGQRNGNQ
- a CDS encoding ABC transporter ATP-binding protein, which gives rise to METNEPVMQVKNVSKVLGEKRAVNNVNFDLYPGEVFGLLGPNGAGKTTAIRMMVGLISMTEGQVLIKGASIDKDFEEAISHVGAIVENPEMYDYLTGHQNLLHYARMAGDVSEKRMYEIIELVGLENTIDNKVKTYSLGMRQRLGLAQALVHSPALLILDEPTNGLDPEGIREFRQHLKKLTQEEGMAVLVSSHLLAEMELMCDRVGIIHHGKLLTVQSIHDFGEPEKDLVVSMTVDRVDIADQAFKHTFPKHSCEVQEKTIDVRIDDEQIPQVIKCFVENDVNIYRVRTKAKTLEDTFLEWTGGQQIV
- a CDS encoding ABC transporter permease codes for the protein MSEVFACIKNENMKIYRRVGPRIMIGIIIAAVCILALIQNYSPTPPASMWNFAYDNIEVFVAFIIMFAVIIAAGSISGEFSKGTIKLLLIRPINRSKILLSKYVASLMFSFIMLVLSITLSLVVGGMFFGFEAPSQANVTTMDGSTVENVLPHFTSSIAFVSVDILMMVTIGFMISTIFHNSALAIGVTIFLRFAGPNIVLALQQYDWAKYILFANLNLRQHIGGVPYLEGLTMTFSVITLIVYFFIFIILTWWIFNKKDVAT